A single Pantoea rwandensis DNA region contains:
- the thiD gene encoding bifunctional hydroxymethylpyrimidine kinase/phosphomethylpyrimidine kinase yields the protein MKRINALTIAGTDPSGGAGIQADLKAFSALGAYGTSVITALVAQNTCGVQSVYRIEPDFVGAQLDSVLDDVRIDAAKIGMLSETAIVEVVAERLKRASLPFVVLDTVMIAKSGDPLLSPDAVASVRELLLPQVSLITPNLPEAAALLGRDMAQDEKTMLMQGDALLDLGCEAVLMKGGHLSDAESPDWLITRAGRQRFTAPRVNTRHTHGTGCSLSAALAALRPRHDNWADTVTEAKAWLQQALLHADSLEVGKGIGPVHHFHQWW from the coding sequence ATGAAACGCATTAATGCTTTAACCATTGCTGGTACTGACCCTAGCGGCGGCGCGGGCATTCAGGCCGATCTGAAAGCCTTCTCCGCACTGGGTGCTTATGGCACCAGCGTGATCACCGCGCTGGTGGCGCAGAACACCTGTGGCGTGCAGTCGGTGTATCGCATCGAACCTGATTTCGTCGGTGCGCAGCTGGATTCCGTGCTGGACGATGTGCGCATCGATGCCGCCAAAATCGGCATGCTGTCTGAAACCGCGATTGTCGAAGTGGTTGCCGAAAGGCTGAAACGCGCCAGCCTGCCGTTTGTGGTGCTGGATACGGTGATGATCGCCAAGAGTGGCGATCCGCTGCTGTCGCCCGATGCGGTTGCCAGCGTGCGAGAACTGCTGCTGCCACAGGTGTCGCTGATCACGCCCAATCTGCCCGAAGCCGCTGCGCTGCTGGGGCGGGATATGGCGCAGGATGAAAAAACCATGCTGATGCAGGGCGATGCGCTGTTGGATCTCGGTTGTGAAGCCGTATTGATGAAGGGCGGACATCTCAGTGATGCCGAAAGCCCGGATTGGCTAATCACTCGCGCGGGCCGTCAGCGCTTTACCGCACCACGCGTCAATACGCGCCATACCCACGGCACCGGCTGTTCGCTGTCCGCGGCTTTAGCGGCACTGCGTCCACGTCATGATAACTGGGCGGACACGGTCACCGAAGCCAAAGCCTGGTTGCAGCAGGCCTTGCTGCATGCGGACTCGCTGGAAGTGGGTAAAGGCATTGGGCCAGTGCACCATTTCCATCAGTGGTGGTAG